The window TGTCATCGCCCTTTGGGGTACGCATCGTTTTGGCAACACGTACAGCAGGGGCGTTCATACGGGTGTGATCCACTTTAAAACTGTCGAGTAATGGCATATTTATTTCCTTGAAAATCAGTGGTTTGTAAATTAATTGCAAGTTTTTGTAAATTTTTTTACATTTTTTTACAATTTCTTTGAACTTTTCTTTTTAGCGTCGGTCTTATAGAACAAGCAACTTGCAGTTGTTTTAATAAAATTGGTTCCTTAGGTTATTTGCCCCTTACTCGATAAGGGGCGTTTTTTTATCTGTTGAATATTAATTCGTCTTTATTCTAGCCCACAACCACATTATGCACAAAGGCTATTCTCGGCTATGACACGAAAGGTAAACTGAACAAGAGCAAGGCAATATAACGCAGTCCTTTTCCAATCGTCATAAAAATCAAGCAACTTAGCCAATTCAATCGAAGCCAACCGGCTACCGCACAAAATACATCCCCGATAATAGGCAACCAGCTCAATAATAAAGTGATGGCGCCATAGCGTTGTATTTTGTTTATCGCCCATAAAGTGCGGTCATTTTTGCTGTCAATTTTCGGAAACCATCGCCCAATCCAATAAGTGGTGAGGCTGCCTAGCGTATTGCCTGCGGTTGCCATAAAAACAAGCCAAAAAATATCCGCACTTAATAATGATCCGAATAATACTTTTGGCGCAGCCAGGGAGACAAACACAATTTCTGAATTACCCGGCAAAATGGTGGCACTTAAGAAAGCACTGAAAAACATCAGCCACAAGCCATGGGTTTGCCAAAAATCAGCCCAAAAGCTAAAAGAGAAAATGTCCCACATTAGGCTCTAATAATCTCTCTCGTTCTGACATCAAACACATCCATCCCTGCATTTAATCCCGCTTTTACGCCGAGATCGGCATCTTCAAAGACGATGCAGCGTGACGGTTCAGCTTTTGCCAGTTCTGCACAGCGTAAAAAGGTTTCTGGATGCGGTTTATGTTCTTTCACATCATCAGCGCTGACAATGGCGTTAAAGTAATGTTTGATATCTAATTTTTGCATTAACATATCAATCATTTGGCGGTTCGAGCCTGAACCGAGCGCAATCGGCTTTTGTTGATAGTAATGACGCACCACGTCAAAGGTTGGGAGTAATTTTGATTCTGTTGGAATCAATTCATAGGAAAGTTTGCGTTTTGCTTGTATCACTTCATTTAAACGTTCTTGTGGCATACCGGCATCTTGCATAATGGCAGAGGCGATAGTGCTCACAGTTGCGCCACCTAAATCATACATTATTTGGCTGTTAAAACGATAACCAAATTGTTCCCCCACCATGTTCCAGGCTCGGGCGTGTACTGGCATGGTGTCGATTAAGGTGCCATCCATATCAAAAATCAGGCCATCATATTTTTCAAAAAGTCTGTTATCTATCATTTATTGCTTTCCTAGTTCGTAAATTTTTTCACTTTGTTTCAATTTTGTGATCTGTGCACTGGTAATTTTATGAAATAGCGGTAAAGTTATCCTATCTTAAAAAGGAATGTTATGTCGTTACTCAAACAATTAACCCGTTGGAAAATTCGCGGTCAGATTGATCAGGACGTTATTGATATTATTCTGACTTTGCAAAGTCGCCTAGAGCATCATTGGCGCATTGATGTGTCGATTCCGACCGTCATTACACTCTTATTGCATATTGCCAACAGCCTTGCCCGCTTAAAACGAGGCGGTTGCGTTTCCCCGCTTCATCAATCCTTTTATGATGAAATGCAAAGTGCGGTCATTTTCCCTGATGTTTTGGAAATTCACCAAGATTTGCTTTCTTTTATTCCGCAAGACATTCCAGAAGCCGAGCAGAGCTATTATCTCGCCAATATTTATAGCTTGCTGTTGGAGCAAGATAAAAAATAAGGGCACGAAAGCCCCTATTCTATCAGTTAAAAATCAAACTGAGTTCTAAATCTTTGAGTAAATTGCTTTCTAAGCGCAATTCATTCCATACTAACGGATTGTTATCCAAATAATGTTTCTCAAAAGTCAGTTCCCAAGTCTGCAAAGAGCGGTCAATTCTGAGATTAATTTTGTCGGTGCTGTCTGTCGCTTGGCGAGATTTATTTAAAATCACTGCAATGCGTAAAAGAAGCAGTAAAACAAGAACATCTTCATCCGCATAACGAGCAAAAATCGGTAAATCATTCTTTTTAAATGCACCCGTGTGATAACGAACTAAATTCACCAATAAGCGTTGCTGCTCGCGATCAAAACCCGGTAATTCTATATTCTGCAGAATATAAGCGGAATGTTTTTGCACATTACGATGATTAATGACAATGCCCACTTCCAATAAACGCGCTGCCCAAATTAACAGATTTTTCATCTCATCAGCAAGATACGGTTTTTGCCAATGGGTGTATTGGTCAATTAAGGTTTTCGCACTATTTGCCACGCGATCGGCTTGCGCCAAATCTAAGTTAAATTGTTCGGCAAGTCCTAATGCAGTACGAGTACGGATGTCTGAAACTTGGAAGTTTTTTTCTAAGCTGTAAATCACCCCTTCACGCAAAGCACCGTCAGAATAGCGCATATTTTCTAAGCCAAAAACGTCAAAAACGGCACTTAAAATGGCTAAGCCTGGCACAAAGACATCCACGCGATCAGGGTTTAGTCCCGCAATATTGAGTTCTTCAAAATGGGATGCTTGTAAGGTTCGTTCAATTAAATTTTGTAAGCGCTCAGTGGTGATGATACCGTTCGGATCAAGGGTTGCGGTAATCACTTGATAGACGGTTTTGATGGTGCCTGATGAACCGAGTACTGATTGCCAACCGAGCTTGCGATATTCCCAGCTTAAATCTTCAATTTTATTGACCGCACTTTGGCGAGCTTGCTCGAAGTTTTCTTTGGAAATTTCGCCATTCGGGAAGAATTTTTTGGCAAAGCTCACACAACCCATGTGACGACTTTCTGCCACTAAGGGGGTGAAATCATCACCGATGATCATTTCGGTTGAGCCACCACCAATATCGATGACCAGTTTACGTCCGCTTTCGGGTTGAGTGTGGCAAACGCCCGCATAAATGGTTTTGGCTTCCGTTTGACCGCTAATGATATTAATAGGATAGGGAAAGACAGAGGCAGCCTGACGTAAAAACTCGTCATTATTGACCGCTCTTCGTAAGGTATAAGTGCCTACGACATTTACATCTTCTGGGGCAAAACCTTGTAAGCGCTCAGCAAAAAGTGCAAGGCAACTTACACCGCGCTCAATGGCTTCTTGGCTTAATACATTGTGCTCATCTAAGCCATCGGCGAGCCTCACTTTTTGTTTTAAACGAGAAAGCACCTGGATTGAGCCATTGATAATCCGCGCCACAATCATGTGGAAGCTGTTTGAGCCTAAATCAATGGCGGCAATCTCCCGGGCCTCACTTCGGTGATGAGGTTCTACGAGTTGAGCCAGTTGCTTGTCGTTATGCATGTCCTTTCCTAAAATTCAAATTTATACAATAAATCAAAAACTTGGTTTGTGCTGGTTACTGATTGGAAATAAAGTTGTGGCATTAAGCGGTAACGCAAGGTCACTTCGGCTAAGCCATCAAACAATCCTACACCATATTTCACTTGTAAGCGTTTACCAATATTACCACTAACTTGTACTTTGGAGCTATCCCCAACACCGGCAGTGCCTAAGTTTAAGTCTTGAATACCAAAGGCTTCACCAATACCGCCGACTACTTTACCACTTTTCGCTAAACCTAAGCCAAGTAATGCCGCACCCACAGAACCACTGGAACCTGCTTCACCGCTGTTTTCTAATGAGCGACCGGTTAATAAATAAGAAAGTGCCTGGTCTTGAGATTTGGCCGGATCAGAGAAAATCGTGACTTGTGGGCTAGACGCCATACCAATCACTTTTACCCCCGCGGTCACTTTACTGTCTTCCATAGCCTCAGGGTTACGAATCGCTTCAATATTCAACATCGGCTGTGAAGGTAAACCAGAGAAGCTGATTTGTCCTTTACGAATTAATAAATCCTGTCCAAAAGAGGCATAACGACCATTTTTTAGGTTAATTTGACCAAATAATCCTAGCTTACCTTTATCCTGTTTCACCGAAAGTAAACCATCCAAATTCGTTTTTAAACCATAGGCATCTAAATGCACATCATCACCGATTTTAATTTTTAAATCAGATTGAATTTGCATCCCAGATTTCGTTTCTGAAGCAAATTGGCGATTGATGAGCTCTTCTTTACTTTTTCTTGGGCCATTTAAAATCACTTCATCTTCATTCACCGGTTCAGCATTGTCCGGTAAGCTTTCAATAGCAATTCTTGCCCATGGAATATCCACATTTCCGCTTAAATCTAAGAGTTTTGGCGAGGCTTTGACAACCACATTCGGGCTGACTTTTAATTTCGCCATAGACGGAATATCGACTTTGAAGTTATCCGCTTGCGCTCTGACTTCTGCCGTCCAGTTATCCATGTTAGCCCAGTTAGCTTGTCCATTAATATTGAGTTTGCTATCTGGTGTTTGAACATGGCCATTTAAGGTTGAAGAGGTGCCATTAAAGCGAATTGCCACTTGGCCATCAGTCACATCAAAAGGCAGGCTTTTCAGTTTCGATTTCACATTTCGAATATCAAAATTGCCGTTTAATAATGGTTTTTCTAAATTACCACCGAAACTTAAGCGAGAGACCACTTCACCATCTATGCTTTCACCGCTAGAGAAAAGTTGATTGGCTAAGGATAAGCGTAAACCTTCAATAGTAAAGGTACCGCCTAATTGTCGACCTTTACTTAAATCATTAATTTTTAAGTCTGTACCGATTCGACCTTGATTCTGAACGTTAATATCTGATTTCAAGGTTAAATTGTTATTTTGAATATCAGCATTCACACTTAATTTAGGAATATCTAGCTTAAAGGTGCGGTAGTCTAATTTTTGTGCCACACCAATATTATTGCCTTCCACTGCCACATTTAGTTGTAACGGTTTATCCGTGAACCACGCCACTTTACCTCGGCTTTGTAACTGGCCTTTGAGCGTGTCTTGTCCCATCAATTTATTCACTAAATCTAAATTAATACGTTTAAGCTCAAAAGGGACTTCGCCGTTTTTCCCTGCCGTAAATTGTTGAGGGAAGCACAGATCTAAGTCTTGGTTAATCCAGCAGTGTGACCCAATGGTGGCTTGGATTTTTTTATTGTCATAAGTCACAGGAATGGTTTGATTCACTTTAAAATCACCGATAGGTGAGTTTAGGCTCACTTGACTTAAATTGCCTTTCCATTGCTGAGAAGTGCGGTCAAAATTCCCCGAGATTTGTAAATCAGCTGCAACAGGTTCACCTTTTGATTTTAAGGTGAGCGTATGATGTTTTTCATCACCTGATGCATTCAAATCAATATTATGTAATTTGATGCTGTCACCATAACGGAAGTTTTCCGCTTTGACGTTAAGTTCACCTTTCACTTGTGGTTCACTGACAACATTACCTTTAATTAAGGCTTTAGATAAGTCTAATCCTTGGAAGTGCAAGCCTTGTGCAGTTAAATCGGTATTAATGGTTGGCGCAGTAAGTTTGCCTAAAATCTGTGCTTTGCCAACCACGGAACCCGCTAAATCTTGCCACAGACCACGCAAGCTTGGTGCGTTGATATCTAAATCTAGGTTTGATTTATCACCTAATGTACCTTTTGCCGCAATGCGGTTATCGCCATAGTTCAGCAATAAATCAGGAATGTTTAATAAAGTTTCATTACTTAAAAAGACACTACCTTTCAAGCTTAATGGGCGAGAGGAAAGACTACCGGTTAAATCCACGGTAGGTACATCCACTTTCCAATGATTGGAATCAGCGGAACCTTGTGAGCTCACTTTTCCCGATAATACGGCTGGCATGGCAGGCACATAAGGATGAATGTTCATTTTGTTTAAATCAGCCGTCATATCCCATTGTGCGCCATCTTTCCAGTTTGAGGAACCCGTTAAACGTGCCGTACCATCTAGGGCGGCAAGTTTTAATTCGTTGATGGTGACTTCGTAGAGTTTACCGTCTGCATTTAAATCAACGTGAGTATGAGGGATATGATCCATACCCTCCACGCCACCAACAACTTCTGCGTGATAATTCAATAAATCGCCTGTGAGTTTGATATCGACATCGTTAATTTTGAGTGGCGCTAGGCTGTCTGCAAAAGCATATTGACCTTTTTTCGCTTTTAACTGCAGATTTAGTGGCATTTTATCTTCGGCCAGTTTCACGTCACCCGTTAAGGTAGCATCAAGCACCCCCCGTGTGGTTAACGAAAGTGCGGTCGTTTTTTTCAATGAACCCGATACATTGAGATCAACTTTGCTAGCAGGCAGAATGGTTTTATCTTTTGATTTAAAGGCTTGGAGATCAGATTTTAATGTGAGATCAACCGGGAAATCTTCATTGAGCTGGAGTTGCCCTTGGCTAGAAAGTGTACCAAGAGAGCTGTCAATGTCGAGTTTTTGTAATTTCACTAAATGATCGGTGGCGTCCGCTTGCAATTCCACTTTGGGCACCGTGATTTTTTGGGTTTCTTCGCCTTTTTCATTGAACGATTGATATTGCCAGTTTGTACCCAAAACACTTGGAATGTGCATATCAAAAGGTAAGTTCACCGCATTTAAATTACCTAAAAAAGCCGGTGTGAGTGTTTGCTCAATTTGCGCCCAATCAACAGGTTTAGCGGGTTCTTTTTTCTCGGGCTGAGGGGGATTTGGTTGAGTTTGGGAGACCGTTGAGAAAAGCACATCTGAAAGCGTGGTGGGCTCAAGGGTAAGGCCAGATTCATTGTTTAAACTGACCGCACTTTGAAATGATGAAAAGGTAATATTGCTTTGATCGAGTTTCATATCAAAGTCAGTGACCGCCACATTTTTCACTTGCACAGAAACCGGTAAATGGATTTTTTCCATTGGACCACTTTCCGTTTGTTTCTCTTCAGAAGGTGGCATGACACTGGTATCAATGGCAATTTTCGGCTGCGTTAAGCTGAGATCATCAACAATAATATCACCCGACAGTAAACGAGCTAAATTCAGTTGTAAGCGCGTTTTAGGGAGAGCTACATCGACGCCGGTGGTTTGAAAACGTAAATTTTCTAAGACTAAACCATCTTGTAAGCCACCGCTGACTTGCTCAATAGATAAGCTATCGAGCATTTTATCAGCGAGTTGAATAAGGGCACGTTGTCCACTATCAAAAGACAGTGCTGTGACTAAGCCTAAAACAGGAATAAAAATGACCGCACTTCCGACACATAAAATTTTACGGCAGGTCTTTTTCTTTTTAACGGGTTGTGTGGTTTGGTTATCTGGTTGTGTTTCTTGTTCAGACATAGTCATACCCTAAATTTCAGCACCTAAGCCAATGTAAAATTGAATGTTTTTGCTGTTATCTTTATCTCGAATTGGCGTTGCAATATCAAATTTGATGGCGCCAACTGGCGATGCCCAACGTACACCGACACCCGCACCATAACGCAACTCAGTGGCTTTATAAGAGTTAGCCGCCAAGCCTGTATCTGCAAACACGGCACCCCACCAATTAGGGTAAACTTGATATTGATATTCAAGGCTACCTGTTACTAAACGAGAGCCACCCACGAGTTTTCCATCTTTATTTTTTGGTGAAATTTTCTTATAGCCATAACCTCGCACGCTGCGATCGCCCCCAGCAAAGAAACGTAGTGCAGGGGGAATTTTTCGAATATCAGGCGTATTTAAATAACCAATTTCTGCACGGGTAATAAAACGGTGATTTTCTGCGTACGTACGAATCCAGGCAGTAGAAGCTTGAACTTTAAAGAAATTAGCATCGGACATCCAAAGCTTATTCCCTAAATCAACCGTGATTTTTTGGGTATCTCCCCATGTTGGGAATTGACCACCTCTTAAACGGGTACGGCTAAAGCCCCCAGTTGGATAAACCAGGAAGGTTTTATCGGTGAAATCAGCTTGTGTGTAGCTGTCATAACGGACACGAAGACCTGCAAAATATTGCCAACCCTCGCTATTATTCCAATAACGTAATGCCGCGAAGGTGAGAGCTTTAGTATCCGTATCGTTTTTATTTTCTTTTTCATAACCTGTTGAAAATTCATAATAATAATTTAATGGATTTTTCAACAATGGCATTTTATAGGTGGCTTCAAAGTTTTGTTTTGGCGCAGAGACGTAAAGATTTGTACGGAAACTATGGCCTCGACTATTAATCCAAGGTTTTGTCCAACCAATTTGGACATGAGGGCCCGTATCAGTTGCAAAACCGACCCCGAGCTCCATTGAGTTTTTCTTACGTGGATAAAGTAACAGTTCGATATCCACTAATTTCTCTTCTTCGCGAACATGCGGTTGTAAAAGTACGGAGCTAAACCAGTTGGTGGAAGAAAAATTATTGGTTAATTCAGATAAATCACTGACTAAGTAAGGATCGCCCGATTTAATGTTGAGCATGTTTTGCAAATAGTCTTCGCGAATTTGGGAATGGTTGAAGGTGATGTTGCCATAATGATAACGCACACCACTATCAAACAGCATACGCCACCATGCTTCATGAGTTTCCGGGCTGATTTCTAAGCGAGAAATTTGGAATTTTCCGTCAAGATAACCACGAGCTAGAGCAAGGTTTGAAATGCTGCTTTTATAGTCATCGTATTTTTGATGCTCAACTAACTCACCTTGTTTTGGCAAGTTTTTACGGAGTGCCGTGAAGTTTTCGTCTTCTGCGGCTTCGCCTGTAATTTCAACGTCTGTTCCTGCAATTTTACTTGGCTCACCCGGGGTGACATTCGCAATAAGTAAATCTCGTTGACCTTTGCGTTTTTTTAATTCAAAGGCCACGGAAGAACCATAATAACCGAAGACTCGAAGGCCTTTATCAACAGCATTTGAAACTAATTGTTTATAACGATCTGAGCCGTCCATCTCACCTTTATCAATGAGTTTGACATTCATGTCAGTGTTGCGAATAGCACGTTCACCCTTGATCCCGCGGATCTCAATATCCACGGTTTGTTCTGCAAGGGCTGAAAAACTCATCCATCCAAGCAAAAGTGCGGTTATTTTTAACGAAATTTTTTTCATTTTGTTACAAGCTAAACTTTAAGAAGATCCACATCAAACCGCCTTAGTTTACCCACAAAATAAAGGGATTACCAACGCAATTATAGATGGAATTTGAAATTTTTATGTGCGTGTGAGCGTTAATACGACAATGCGATCAAAGAAAGAGTTTCCTGAGATCTGAAAAAATAACGGTTTTTCTATTTATTCATACAGTTAACCAAAATGTAACTGGGCCATCATTGGTGAGGCTCACTTGCATATCTGCTGCAAATTGTCCGTTAGCAACGGTGACTTTTTCTGCACATTTTTGCGAAAAATACTCATACAATTCGTTAGCCAAGGCTGGTGCGGCACCTTTTGAGAAACTTGGTCGTAAACCTTTTTGCGTGTCTGCAGCTAGGGTGAATTGAGATACCACAAGCACTTCGCCACCGATTTGTTGCACGTTTAAATTCATTTTGTCATTTTCATCGCTGAAAATACGGTAATTTAAGATTTTCTCAGCGAGTTTATCCGCTTTGGCTTGGTCATCTTCTTTTTCTACACCTAATAAAACCAATAATCCTTTGCCGATTTGTCCCACAATTTGACCTTCAACTTCCACTTTAGCCTGCGTAACACGCTGAATTAATGCGATCATTTTACTTCCTCTAAATTTGTTTGATTTGTTGACCGCACTTCTGCAAGTACTGCGGCTAATTGTGCACCGAATAACACCACTGTCCAGCTGATTTGAATCCACAATAACATGATCGGCAACGTCGCCATGGCGCCATAAATTAATTGATAAGACGGGAAGGTGGTGATGTACCAAGTAAAGGCTTGTTTCCCTAAAGTAAAGAAAATTGCCGCAATTAATGCACCTGCTGCAGAATGCTTGATGCTCACTTTCTTATTTGGCACGACCATATAAATGAGCGTGAAAATAAACCAAGTAGAAAGAAATGGCACAAAACTGAGGAGTTTTAGGCCAAAAGAGAGCGTTTCCGATTGCTCGAACATGGCTTTGACATAGGAACTTGCCGCAATGCTGGTACCGATTAAAAGCGGACCGAGCGTTAAAATGAGCCAATAAATAGCAAATGACGTAAAAATCGGGCGATTACTAGTGTCTTGCCAAATACCATTGAGTGTACGGTCGATGGAGTTAATGAGCATCAATGCCACTAAAATCAAACTCACAATCCCCACGGCACTCATTTGCTTGGAGTTACGGACGAATTCATCAATATATTGTCCCACAACATCACTCGCGGAAGGAGCGAAATTGGTGAAGATGAATTCTTTCAATGCACCAGTGACTTCGTTAAAAACGGGAAAAGCAGAGAAAATTGAAAACACCACCATAATTAATGGCACGATAGCGAGCATGGTGCTGTAGGTGAGTGAACCGGCAGCTTGCGTTAATTTATTTTCTTGAGAACGCTGCCAGAATAATGCGAGAAAAGATGTTAAGGTCATTAGAGCAAGCCTCCGCAACAATGTTTAAATTTCTTTCCCGAGCCACAAACACAAGGCTGTTTATTGCTTGGGAGCGGCACAGTGGGATCAACAAAATACCAACGACCATTGATTTTTACAAAAAGAGAATATTCGTGATGCACTTGTGGTTGTTCGTTGCCTTGAAAATGTGCTTTAAATTCAACCGCACTTTGTGTTTTGGTTAAGGCTTCTGCTTTGACAATGTCTAAACCGAGCCATTGCGTTTCATCAGCCCAATCTTGCAGGGCTTTTTCATCTAATAACGGTTGTTGGCTTGGGACAGTGGTTTGCACGATATAAGGAATATTTTTGAGTACAAACGCTGAATAGCGGGAGCGCATAAGTTGTTCCGCTGTTTCTGGAAACATGTTGCCTGAATGAAAGCGTCCGCAACAATCTTCATAAGAAAGCGAAGATTGGCACGGACAAAGTACGGTCGTTTTAGCCGACATTTTAGGCCGCCTGCTGTAAATTACGTAATTGTGAGTTAACAGAACGTTTAAACGCTGGCGCTAATTCCTCAATGGCTAAGGCTTCTTCTAATTCTGCAACACTTGAAGGAGCAGAAAGTAGCGTGTTTAAATGACGAATTGTCCATTCAGGATAAGGACGATGTTGCAAGATGAGTTCATCGCCTTGATGAATTTCCCCTTCTTCAATCACACGCACATACCAACCTGTCCAGCCAGACTGACGAATTACCTCTCTTGTATTCTCATTCTTGGTATTATGAGATAAACGTTCGCAAGGTTTACGTGGTTGAGACACTTCTAAAAGCGTGGTGCCAATTTTGTAACGATCGCCTATGCAGACATTATCTTCATGTAAGCCGGATACCACAAAGTTTTCACCATAAATCGCGCTACCGTGAAAATCAAACTTTTCACCAAGTAGCGCGTTTAAAGCAGGGAAAGACACATCAGACATAAAAAACAAGGCTTTATCAACACCACCGTGATGAGCTTTTAAGCCTACATCGTTACCTTCTGCACCTAGCGTGTGCACTTTTACCATCGGTACCGTTTTTTTACGGATAGCACTTTCATATGAGCTACCATCAGGGAACGTTAAGGTTTCTATTAATCCTGTTTTAATAATAAGAATTTTTGCGTTTGACATCTATTTTTCCTGCTTTGAGTTAGTTTTGATAAATTATACCGTAAAATCACTTAAATTTTGACCGCACTTCGTTTTTTCCTTATTATTCGTTTAAATAAAACCAACAAAACAAAGGAATCTTTATGCAATATTCTCTCGCGCGTACCGAACAAGGTCAAACCCTTGGTATTACCGCAAAAATGGCAAACCGTCATGGCCTGATCGCCGGGGCGACAGGGACGGGGAAAACCGTGACATTACGTAAAATGGCGGAAGCGTTCAGTGATGATGGCGTGCCAGTCTTTTTAGTCGATGTTAAAGGCGATTTGTCTGGTTTAGTCAAAGCGGGGGCATTCAGTGGCAAAGTAGCAGAACGCATTGAGCAATTTGATTTAGGTGGCGAGAGTTATTTAAATGGCTATCCTGTGTCATTTTGGGATGTGTTCGGTGAAACCGGTATTCCGCTTCGCACCACGATTTCTGAAATGGGGCCATTATTACTTTCCCGTCTATTAAATTTAAACGCAACCCAAGAAGGCTTATTAAATCTCGTATTTCGTGTGGCAGATGATAAAGGC is drawn from Haemophilus parainfluenzae and contains these coding sequences:
- a CDS encoding MOSC domain-containing protein, with the translated sequence MSNAKILIIKTGLIETLTFPDGSSYESAIRKKTVPMVKVHTLGAEGNDVGLKAHHGGVDKALFFMSDVSFPALNALLGEKFDFHGSAIYGENFVVSGLHEDNVCIGDRYKIGTTLLEVSQPRKPCERLSHNTKNENTREVIRQSGWTGWYVRVIEEGEIHQGDELILQHRPYPEWTIRHLNTLLSAPSSVAELEEALAIEELAPAFKRSVNSQLRNLQQAA